One window of Desulfobacca acetoxidans DSM 11109 genomic DNA carries:
- the tsaA gene encoding tRNA (N6-threonylcarbamoyladenosine(37)-N6)-methyltransferase TrmO, producing MARNGNYLLQPIGWVRRENNQVSIEVEERYMPGLLGLEQHSHLWIIYYFHENETSPDRGLLQIHPRRNPANPLTGVFASRSSVRPNLLALSVARLLQVDGRHLILEKLDARDGAPVLDIKPYMPVSDLIPDATNPTWLPRLRKE from the coding sequence ATGGCTAGGAATGGAAATTATCTCTTGCAGCCCATCGGCTGGGTGCGTCGGGAGAATAACCAGGTGTCGATTGAGGTGGAAGAGCGGTATATGCCGGGTCTATTAGGGCTGGAGCAGCATTCCCACCTTTGGATCATTTACTACTTTCATGAGAACGAAACTTCGCCGGACCGGGGACTCCTGCAGATACACCCGCGCCGCAATCCGGCCAATCCTTTAACCGGTGTTTTTGCCTCCCGTTCGTCGGTGCGCCCCAATCTTCTCGCTTTATCTGTGGCTCGACTGCTGCAGGTAGACGGCCGACACCTCATCCTGGAGAAGTTGGATGCCCGTGATGGCGCCCCTGTACTGGATATTAAGCCTTATATGCCGGTCAGCGACCTAATTCCCGATGCTACTAATCCAACCTGGCTCCCGCGACTCCGGAAAGAATAA
- a CDS encoding zinc ribbon domain-containing protein produces MPECPGCQTPYEEGQHYCKQCGRDLSIEPAPTPRCPRCGAEVTAEQNFCHECDAPLKEKQMSPAFAINKNWLLAGAAAIGVIIVLIVVIQFTRQTSPPPDKLAESPVSQEAPTPPGVKPAQPLGPKATEPGIVPKTDISGLQADLERVLNNLKDANLNKDILLYMSTISLLYPEMDKKRQDILKNWEKFDFKSMTYTVSKIRDLGDNDAVAEVNWSTLSQNRANKNLQTDDFRYRVWFAKELGQWKIKKIEEIED; encoded by the coding sequence ATGCCAGAATGCCCAGGGTGCCAAACCCCTTATGAGGAAGGTCAGCATTATTGCAAACAATGTGGCAGGGATTTAAGCATCGAACCAGCCCCCACACCCCGCTGCCCCCGCTGCGGCGCTGAGGTGACGGCGGAGCAGAATTTTTGTCACGAATGCGATGCCCCTTTAAAAGAAAAGCAGATGTCACCAGCCTTCGCGATCAATAAGAATTGGTTGTTGGCAGGAGCAGCGGCGATCGGAGTAATCATCGTATTGATTGTGGTCATACAATTCACCCGCCAGACCTCTCCACCGCCGGATAAACTTGCCGAATCTCCGGTATCTCAGGAGGCGCCCACCCCGCCTGGCGTTAAACCCGCCCAGCCATTGGGACCTAAGGCAACGGAACCAGGAATAGTTCCCAAAACAGATATTTCCGGTCTGCAAGCAGACTTGGAAAGGGTTTTAAACAACCTCAAAGACGCCAATTTGAACAAAGATATCCTGCTTTACATGAGCACAATTTCCCTACTCTATCCGGAAATGGATAAAAAACGGCAGGATATCTTAAAAAATTGGGAGAAATTCGACTTCAAGAGCATGACCTACACCGTCTCCAAAATCAGAGACCTGGGCGACAATGACGCGGTAGCGGAAGTAAACTGGAGCACTTTGAGTCAGAATCGAGCCAATAAAAATCTGCAGACCGATGACTTCCGTTACCGGGTGTGGTTTGCCAAGGAATTAGGACAGTGGAAAATTAAAAAGATAGAAGAGATTGAGGATTGA
- a CDS encoding LysE family transporter has protein sequence MELVLILLGIFSSSFLVALSGALMPGPLLTYTVAEAARRGFWVGPVIILGHGVLELGLLILLLLGIGAIINQPLIMGVIALAGACILFWLGYELFTSARHARLSFDAEDVKTLSPFWAGIIMSLSNPYWLIWWVTLGLGYVLFASQYGLWGVVFFYIGHILADLGWYSLVSLAVAQGKKFISDRVYHGFMVVCALFLMIFGCYFGYQGVKTLVGA, from the coding sequence ATGGAACTTGTCCTGATTCTGCTGGGCATCTTCAGTTCGTCCTTTCTTGTGGCATTGTCAGGCGCCCTTATGCCAGGACCCTTATTGACGTATACCGTGGCGGAAGCGGCGCGGCGGGGTTTCTGGGTCGGCCCGGTAATTATCTTAGGACATGGGGTCCTGGAACTCGGACTGCTCATCCTCCTCTTGCTGGGTATCGGCGCGATTATTAATCAACCTTTGATCATGGGGGTCATCGCCCTTGCGGGAGCATGTATTCTCTTCTGGCTGGGATACGAACTCTTTACCTCGGCGCGCCACGCTCGTCTCAGCTTTGATGCCGAAGATGTCAAGACTCTCTCCCCTTTCTGGGCCGGTATCATCATGAGCCTGTCCAACCCCTACTGGCTAATCTGGTGGGTTACTCTGGGATTGGGATATGTTCTCTTTGCGTCGCAGTACGGCCTCTGGGGCGTGGTTTTTTTCTACATCGGTCATATCCTGGCTGATTTAGGTTGGTACAGCCTGGTATCCCTGGCCGTGGCCCAGGGCAAAAAGTTCATTTCCGACCGGGTGTACCATGGTTTTATGGTAGTCTGCGCCCTCTTCCTGATGATTTTTGGCTGTTACTTCGGCTACCAGGGCGTCAAGACGCTCGTCGGAGCCTAA
- the thrS gene encoding threonine--tRNA ligase produces the protein MSVIRVQLLDGDSHQVEAGLSVGKALQLLGVARDHNVVAARVNGELVDLNSLLQIDSTVVPVAKDDPEGLQILRHSAAHIMAEAVRSLFPGVKITIGPAIENGFYYDFDPPRPFTTEDLGRIEARMWNLVEQDLPFIRREVSWQEALDYFQAQGETYKVELLQDLKDQQVSLYQQGGFVDLCRGPHIPSSGYLSAFKLTSVAGAYWRGDERNPMLQRIYGAAFATGAELDQHLHFLEEAKRRDHRRLGRELGLFSIEEEAGPGLVIYHPKGARLRLVLEDFERREHLRRGYQIVMGPTLLKLDLWKRSGHFENYRENMYFTEIEGIDYGIKPMNCLAHMLIYKSSIRSYRELPLRLFELGTVHRHERSGVLHGLTRVRQFTQDDAHILCRPDQVETEIAGVIDFVAEVMAVFGFEYEVELSTRPEKSIGSDEDWERATSALINALQTRNLPFATCEGEGAFYGPKIDIKLKDAINRRWQCATVQCDFTLPERFDLTYIGPDGNPHRPVMLHRVILGSLERFLGVLIEHYAGAFPVWLAPVQAIILPVTDRAHPFALDVARRLQAEELRVETDLRNEKLGLKIREAQLQKIPYMIIIGDREVAAQTLSVRRLDGTEIKDTPWEEFVRLLKTEGQPPRLGKT, from the coding sequence ATGTCAGTTATCCGGGTGCAGCTTTTAGACGGCGACAGCCATCAGGTAGAGGCCGGCCTGAGCGTCGGCAAGGCCCTTCAACTTTTGGGGGTGGCTAGAGATCACAATGTGGTGGCGGCGCGGGTCAATGGGGAACTGGTAGATTTAAACTCCCTGCTCCAGATCGACAGCACCGTGGTGCCGGTGGCCAAAGACGATCCCGAGGGGCTTCAGATTCTGCGCCACAGCGCCGCCCACATCATGGCGGAAGCGGTGCGTTCCCTCTTTCCAGGGGTAAAAATTACTATCGGTCCGGCTATTGAAAACGGTTTCTATTACGATTTTGATCCGCCCCGACCTTTTACTACGGAAGACCTTGGCCGCATAGAGGCCCGGATGTGGAATCTGGTCGAGCAAGATCTGCCTTTTATCCGCCGCGAGGTCTCCTGGCAGGAGGCGCTAGATTATTTTCAGGCCCAGGGCGAAACCTATAAAGTAGAGCTGTTGCAGGATCTCAAGGACCAGCAGGTCAGCCTGTATCAACAGGGCGGTTTTGTAGATCTCTGCCGCGGACCGCACATCCCATCCTCGGGGTATTTAAGCGCTTTTAAGCTCACCAGCGTCGCCGGAGCGTACTGGCGGGGAGATGAACGCAATCCCATGCTGCAACGCATTTACGGAGCCGCCTTTGCCACCGGAGCCGAACTGGACCAGCACCTCCATTTTCTGGAAGAGGCCAAACGTCGGGACCACCGCCGTTTGGGGAGAGAATTGGGTCTGTTCTCCATCGAGGAGGAGGCTGGGCCGGGACTCGTTATCTATCATCCTAAAGGCGCCCGTTTACGCCTGGTGTTGGAGGATTTTGAACGGCGAGAGCATTTGCGCCGGGGCTATCAGATAGTCATGGGCCCGACATTGCTAAAACTCGATCTCTGGAAACGATCCGGGCATTTTGAAAATTATCGGGAAAACATGTATTTTACCGAGATCGAGGGCATTGACTACGGCATTAAGCCTATGAACTGCCTTGCTCATATGCTGATTTACAAGTCCAGCATCCGCAGCTATCGGGAGTTGCCGTTGCGGCTGTTTGAGTTGGGGACTGTGCACCGTCACGAGCGCTCCGGGGTTTTGCATGGTCTGACTCGGGTCCGGCAGTTCACGCAGGACGATGCCCACATCCTTTGCCGTCCGGATCAGGTAGAGACTGAAATCGCCGGGGTGATCGACTTTGTGGCTGAAGTTATGGCCGTATTCGGCTTTGAGTATGAGGTGGAACTTTCCACCCGCCCGGAAAAATCCATCGGGTCTGATGAGGATTGGGAGCGGGCCACCTCCGCCCTGATCAATGCTCTGCAAACCCGTAACCTTCCCTTTGCTACCTGCGAGGGGGAAGGCGCCTTTTATGGTCCCAAGATCGATATCAAGCTCAAGGACGCCATTAACCGGCGCTGGCAGTGTGCTACTGTTCAATGTGATTTTACCCTGCCGGAGCGTTTTGATCTGACCTACATAGGTCCGGATGGCAACCCGCATAGGCCGGTAATGCTGCACCGGGTAATTTTAGGTTCTTTGGAGCGCTTTCTGGGTGTGCTGATCGAACATTATGCCGGTGCTTTCCCAGTCTGGCTGGCGCCGGTCCAGGCCATCATTCTGCCGGTGACCGATCGGGCTCATCCCTTTGCGCTGGACGTTGCCCGGCGCCTGCAGGCCGAAGAGTTGCGGGTAGAAACCGACCTGCGCAATGAAAAATTGGGGCTGAAAATTCGAGAGGCACAGTTGCAGAAAATCCCCTATATGATTATTATCGGTGATCGGGAAGTAGCCGCTCAGACTCTCTCAGTGCGGCGATTAGACGGTACCGAGATCAAAGACACACCCTGGGAAGAGTTCGTGAGGCTTTTGAAAACCGAAGGGCAACCGCCGCGGCTCGGCAAAACCTAA
- a CDS encoding uracil-DNA glycosylase, producing the protein MSATAQEELHRLTVTLKEYVRYQQRLGLRLVEHISKPIVAEPVVKSESIPAPELTLQPASEVPPQEVITLEEVRAELGDCQRCKLWRTRTHLVFGAGDPHARLVFIGEAPGEAEDRQGEPFVGRAGQLLNRLLSKLEISRQEVYITNINKCRPPNNRTPEADEIAACRPFLWKQLQAIRPQVIVTLGAVAIHALLETKAPLNRLRGHWQQWRGIAVMPTFHPSYLLRVPQERVKTWEDMQQVLALYRPSKD; encoded by the coding sequence ATGTCTGCGACAGCTCAAGAGGAGTTGCACCGCCTGACCGTCACGCTCAAGGAATATGTGCGTTATCAACAGCGTCTGGGCCTGCGGTTGGTGGAGCATATCTCAAAACCCATTGTCGCAGAGCCGGTCGTAAAGTCCGAGTCGATCCCGGCTCCGGAATTAACTCTGCAACCGGCGTCGGAGGTGCCACCGCAGGAGGTGATAACCCTGGAAGAGGTCAGGGCCGAATTGGGCGACTGTCAGCGCTGCAAGCTCTGGCGAACGCGCACGCACCTGGTCTTTGGCGCTGGCGACCCCCACGCCCGTCTGGTTTTCATCGGTGAAGCACCGGGTGAGGCTGAAGACCGGCAGGGTGAGCCTTTTGTCGGCCGGGCCGGGCAACTCCTGAACCGGCTGTTGTCCAAACTGGAGATCAGCCGCCAGGAAGTTTATATCACCAATATTAATAAGTGCCGGCCTCCCAATAATCGAACCCCGGAGGCTGACGAAATTGCTGCCTGTCGGCCCTTTCTATGGAAGCAGCTCCAAGCCATCAGGCCACAGGTTATCGTTACCCTGGGGGCAGTGGCTATCCATGCGCTTTTGGAGACGAAAGCGCCTTTGAACCGACTCCGGGGACACTGGCAACAGTGGCGCGGTATTGCCGTCATGCCCACGTTTCACCCCTCCTATCTCCTTCGGGTGCCTCAGGAGAGGGTCAAAACCTGGGAGGATATGCAGCAGGTACTGGCCCTTTATAGACCTTCAAAGGATTAA
- the infC gene encoding translation initiation factor IF-3: MQKPKVNINRMIRATEVRLIGPEGEQVGIMPLTEALARAAEAALDLVEVAPQANPPVCRIMDYGKFKYLQSKKVQEARKKQTIIQVKEVKFRPKIEEHDVAFKIKNIRRFLAQKDKTKISLIFRGREIAHPQIGIDLLNRVATELEDIGTVEQPPKIEGRNLTMIIAPK; this comes from the coding sequence ATCCAGAAACCAAAAGTGAATATCAACCGGATGATCCGGGCCACAGAGGTTCGCCTTATTGGTCCCGAAGGCGAACAGGTTGGAATCATGCCCCTGACCGAAGCCCTGGCTCGCGCCGCAGAAGCCGCCCTTGATCTCGTCGAGGTGGCTCCCCAGGCCAATCCGCCGGTCTGCCGCATCATGGATTACGGCAAGTTCAAGTATTTGCAGAGTAAAAAGGTCCAGGAGGCACGTAAGAAACAGACTATTATCCAGGTCAAGGAAGTTAAATTCAGGCCGAAGATTGAAGAGCACGATGTTGCTTTTAAAATCAAAAATATCCGCCGGTTCCTGGCCCAGAAGGACAAGACCAAAATCTCCTTGATCTTTCGCGGACGTGAAATCGCTCATCCCCAGATCGGTATTGATTTATTAAACCGTGTTGCCACCGAATTGGAGGATATCGGGACGGTGGAACAGCCTCCCAAGATCGAGGGACGCAACCTGACTATGATTATTGCACCTAAATAA
- the rpmI gene encoding 50S ribosomal protein L35 has protein sequence MPKIKTHRGAAKRFKLTGGGRLKKTKAFRRHILTSKSSKRKRHLRAPEMVAKSSEKNLKKLLPYL, from the coding sequence ATGCCTAAGATAAAAACCCACCGCGGAGCTGCCAAGCGGTTCAAGCTGACCGGCGGTGGCCGGTTAAAAAAGACCAAAGCCTTCCGGCGACATATTCTGACCTCAAAGTCGTCCAAACGCAAACGTCATCTGCGGGCGCCGGAGATGGTTGCCAAATCCAGTGAGAAGAATTTGAAGAAATTACTACCTTATCTTTAG
- a CDS encoding SH3 domain-containing protein → MAPYRFWSMLAVLLALAAINFLDLRQSEAAGPFYVIAGEAYLRECPGPDCSVVCRLYRSDQVEYLDTNGYGWWKVRALRNNAVGWMTADLLSAVTPTPPPSPPPYPGYYYINASRINLHTYPMYSSGVTGVVQLNERVEKLGDSPQGWAKVRSLRNGSEGWLLRGYLSLEPVSYPRRSYTTKKRSRPAAPTQKKEEESTPSTEKAKPM, encoded by the coding sequence ATGGCACCATACCGGTTTTGGTCCATGCTGGCTGTTTTACTTGCCCTCGCCGCGATTAACTTCCTAGATTTGCGCCAGAGCGAGGCGGCAGGACCTTTCTATGTTATTGCCGGGGAGGCTTATCTGAGGGAATGCCCCGGACCTGATTGCAGCGTGGTTTGCCGATTATATCGCTCCGATCAGGTGGAGTATTTAGATACCAATGGTTACGGCTGGTGGAAGGTACGCGCCCTGCGGAATAACGCCGTTGGTTGGATGACCGCCGATCTGCTTTCAGCGGTAACCCCCACTCCCCCACCCTCCCCGCCACCCTATCCGGGCTATTATTATATCAACGCCTCCCGAATCAATCTGCACACCTACCCGATGTATTCTTCCGGGGTGACCGGCGTAGTCCAACTTAATGAGCGGGTTGAAAAATTGGGTGATTCGCCGCAGGGCTGGGCCAAAGTGCGAAGCCTCCGGAATGGCAGCGAAGGGTGGCTGTTAAGGGGATATCTCTCTCTAGAACCAGTTTCCTACCCGCGGCGATCATATACGACGAAAAAAAGAAGCCGACCTGCCGCACCAACCCAGAAAAAGGAAGAAGAGAGCACCCCGTCCACTGAAAAGGCCAAACCCATGTAG
- the coaBC gene encoding bifunctional phosphopantothenoylcysteine decarboxylase/phosphopantothenate--cysteine ligase CoaBC, translating into MLAILQAKKIILGVTGGIAAYKAVELLRRLIKAEARVQVVMTRSAQEFVAPLTFQALSGVPVRTALFGVDAAPLEHISLGQDVDALVIAPATANIIGKIAAGLGDDLLTTVVLAATRPILVCPAMNVKMYENPVVQENLERLRLRGFHLMPPDSGEMACGAYGSGRLPEPADIVEALATLLTPKDLQGRRILVSAGPTHEDLDPVRFLTNRSTGKMGYALAQMARRRGADVCLVSGPSSLAAPLGVERLMVRSALEMQQVLLERFPETDALLMAAAVSDYRPASFAGQKIKRGGDEMIVRLTHNPDILQSLSSLKTRQVMVGFAAETEDIYTHARQKLERKHLDLIVANDVKALNSGFAVDTNQVTIIHRSGQVEPLPLLSKAAAADRVLDRLVALLDAPLVR; encoded by the coding sequence ATGTTAGCCATCTTGCAAGCTAAAAAGATTATTTTGGGCGTCACCGGCGGCATTGCCGCTTATAAGGCGGTAGAATTGCTCCGCCGGCTGATCAAAGCCGAAGCTCGGGTACAGGTGGTGATGACCAGGAGCGCCCAGGAATTTGTCGCGCCGCTCACGTTCCAGGCTCTATCCGGGGTTCCGGTGCGCACGGCGCTCTTCGGCGTAGATGCCGCCCCCTTGGAGCATATCTCCCTGGGCCAGGATGTCGACGCCCTGGTAATTGCACCTGCTACCGCTAACATTATCGGCAAAATAGCCGCTGGCTTAGGCGATGATCTTCTTACTACCGTGGTTCTGGCAGCTACCCGACCTATCCTGGTCTGCCCCGCCATGAACGTCAAGATGTACGAAAACCCTGTGGTGCAGGAAAACCTGGAACGCCTCAGGCTGCGGGGGTTTCACCTGATGCCGCCTGATTCGGGAGAAATGGCCTGCGGCGCTTATGGGTCTGGCCGGTTGCCGGAGCCTGCCGACATCGTCGAGGCACTGGCAACGCTGTTGACCCCCAAAGACCTACAGGGACGCCGCATCCTCGTGAGCGCCGGCCCCACCCATGAAGACCTGGATCCGGTGCGCTTTTTAACCAACCGCTCGACCGGTAAGATGGGCTATGCCCTGGCACAGATGGCCAGACGGCGCGGTGCTGATGTCTGTCTGGTCAGCGGCCCTTCTTCCCTGGCGGCGCCCCTGGGAGTGGAACGCCTCATGGTGAGATCGGCGCTGGAGATGCAGCAGGTGTTGTTGGAACGATTCCCGGAAACCGATGCCTTGTTGATGGCCGCAGCAGTGAGCGATTATCGGCCGGCCAGTTTTGCCGGTCAGAAAATTAAGCGGGGCGGCGACGAAATGATCGTCCGACTTACCCACAACCCGGATATCCTGCAAAGTTTGAGTTCCCTCAAAACCAGACAGGTGATGGTGGGGTTCGCCGCCGAGACCGAGGACATTTACACCCATGCCAGACAGAAATTGGAACGCAAACATCTAGACCTGATCGTGGCCAACGACGTCAAGGCATTGAATTCCGGTTTTGCTGTAGACACCAACCAGGTAACCATCATACACCGTTCGGGACAGGTGGAACCGTTGCCGCTGCTCAGCAAAGCCGCCGCCGCCGACCGGGTTTTGGATCGCCTGGTCGCTTTGCTGGACGCCCCTTTGGTAAGGTGA
- a CDS encoding NfeD family protein: MYKAYRRFPVVIAMVGIWLLVSAGVYPAMSSEQAPGQIYILTAAGSINPGLADFILEGIRSAEKAQAEALVVQLDTPGGLDTAMRRIVQGIINAKVPVVVYVAPKGARAASAGLMITLAAHISAMAPGTNIGAAHPVAIGTQKLDKVMGAKVINDMVAYVRSLAADRGRNADWAEKAVRQSVSVTAGDALKLKVIDVLADDLPDLLKKIDGRSVRLTQDLKTLKTAKASTVFITEGLHHRILKHLADPNIAMILMMVGLAGLYFELAHPGVILPGVIGGICLLLAFYAFQTLPVNFIGILLIILAFIFFLLEIYVTSYGMLSIAGIISLALGGMMLYRREELEVGVSLGVLLTTVVAVSVFFLAVAYLAMRAQLRKPLTGMAGLVGERGVALIDLNPNGKILVHGEYWEARAEEFIPQGEPVEVVQVDNLNLLVRRVSQPAKGGV, translated from the coding sequence ATGTATAAAGCATACCGGCGTTTCCCGGTGGTGATCGCTATGGTCGGGATCTGGTTGCTGGTCAGCGCCGGGGTTTATCCGGCAATGAGCTCTGAGCAGGCCCCCGGACAGATATATATCCTTACGGCTGCGGGATCGATTAATCCCGGTCTGGCCGACTTTATTCTGGAAGGCATCCGGAGTGCGGAGAAGGCCCAGGCCGAGGCTTTGGTGGTACAGTTAGACACTCCAGGCGGTTTGGACACTGCCATGCGTCGGATTGTCCAGGGTATCATTAACGCCAAGGTTCCTGTCGTGGTGTATGTTGCCCCCAAAGGCGCCCGAGCCGCTTCGGCTGGATTGATGATTACTCTGGCCGCTCATATCTCTGCGATGGCGCCGGGGACGAACATTGGCGCCGCCCATCCGGTGGCCATCGGCACCCAGAAACTCGACAAGGTCATGGGAGCAAAAGTGATCAATGACATGGTCGCCTATGTCCGCTCCCTGGCCGCCGACCGGGGCCGCAATGCTGATTGGGCCGAAAAAGCGGTCCGTCAGAGTGTCTCGGTTACCGCCGGTGATGCCCTAAAGTTAAAGGTTATCGACGTCCTGGCCGATGATCTTCCAGATTTACTAAAAAAGATCGACGGTCGGTCGGTGCGCCTAACCCAGGATCTTAAAACGCTGAAAACAGCCAAGGCCTCGACGGTTTTTATCACCGAAGGACTGCACCATCGCATTTTAAAGCATCTGGCCGACCCCAACATCGCCATGATCCTGATGATGGTGGGGTTGGCCGGGCTGTATTTTGAGTTGGCCCATCCCGGAGTGATTCTGCCCGGGGTGATTGGCGGTATCTGTTTACTGCTGGCATTCTATGCCTTTCAGACTCTGCCGGTGAATTTTATCGGCATCCTTTTGATTATATTGGCCTTCATCTTTTTTCTGCTGGAAATTTATGTTACCAGTTACGGTATGCTGTCAATAGCCGGGATTATCTCCCTGGCTTTAGGCGGCATGATGTTATACCGCAGAGAGGAACTGGAAGTGGGGGTTTCACTCGGTGTACTACTCACCACCGTTGTGGCGGTGTCAGTCTTTTTCCTGGCCGTTGCCTATCTGGCAATGCGGGCCCAACTCCGCAAACCTTTGACTGGCATGGCCGGTCTGGTGGGAGAAAGGGGAGTAGCCCTGATTGATCTCAACCCTAACGGCAAGATCCTGGTACATGGAGAGTATTGGGAGGCTCGGGCCGAGGAATTTATTCCCCAGGGCGAGCCGGTGGAAGTTGTGCAGGTGGATAATCTTAATCTCTTGGTACGTCGAGTCTCACAACCCGCGAAAGGAGGAGTATAA
- a CDS encoding MBL fold metallo-hydrolase, whose translation MIQKVMSVGMLESNCYILGDELTREAVVIDPGGDGPDILAVLQQENLKLKIIINTHGHFDHVGANQELKEATGAPIAIHTADADMLNQPSAEALFFTGGRLRPSQADILLKEDDILEFGEYQLKVLHTPGHTVGGICLVLQNEPIVYVGDTLFAGSIGRTDFPGGSYNDLIASVRTKIFPLGDHYLVMPGHGPATTVGQERQYNPFF comes from the coding sequence ATGATCCAGAAAGTTATGAGCGTCGGCATGTTGGAATCGAATTGTTATATTTTGGGGGATGAGCTTACCCGAGAGGCCGTAGTAATCGATCCGGGTGGAGACGGCCCCGATATTTTGGCAGTCTTGCAGCAAGAGAACCTCAAACTCAAGATAATCATCAACACCCATGGCCACTTCGACCATGTCGGCGCCAACCAGGAACTTAAGGAGGCTACGGGAGCACCCATTGCCATCCATACGGCCGACGCCGACATGCTGAATCAACCCTCTGCCGAAGCCTTATTTTTTACCGGGGGACGGTTACGGCCCTCTCAGGCCGATATATTATTGAAAGAAGATGACATCCTCGAATTTGGGGAGTATCAGCTAAAGGTCCTCCACACCCCGGGACACACCGTGGGTGGAATCTGCCTGGTCCTGCAGAACGAACCCATAGTCTACGTAGGCGACACCCTGTTCGCCGGCTCCATCGGTCGGACCGATTTCCCGGGCGGTTCCTACAATGATCTGATCGCCTCGGTGCGAACCAAGATTTTCCCTTTGGGAGATCATTATCTGGTTATGCCAGGTCATGGGCCGGCCACCACGGTAGGCCAGGAACGGCAATATAATCCTTTCTTTTAA
- a CDS encoding HesA/MoeB/ThiF family protein codes for MKELPLSLFSALSPAELTRYERQMNLPEWGLTAQQKFKNSRVFIASASGPMITAALNLAAAGVGRLKVVDCRRVLLTDLCNQMLYREKDLNKFRVAVAQQRLRETNPFIEVEAFERKISDHNALRLIEGTDLILADLRDKPTSLALNRAASRRRLPLIVGWIQNMRCNIITLQPGKGLCLECTGLHDRVRDNEASLGPMSTLAGSLIALETMRLLGGLEPAFLGQLFGFDGNLCRCETEKLKVTPTCPVCGKTF; via the coding sequence ATGAAAGAACTGCCCCTGTCCTTGTTTAGCGCTCTGAGTCCGGCGGAACTGACACGCTATGAAAGGCAAATGAACCTGCCGGAATGGGGGTTGACAGCCCAACAAAAATTTAAGAACTCCAGGGTGTTCATAGCTAGCGCCAGTGGTCCGATGATTACCGCCGCCCTCAATCTGGCCGCAGCTGGCGTCGGACGCCTAAAGGTGGTGGATTGTCGCCGTGTCTTGCTTACGGACTTGTGCAATCAGATGCTTTATCGGGAGAAAGATCTGAACAAGTTCAGAGTGGCAGTGGCCCAGCAGCGTCTGCGCGAGACTAATCCTTTCATAGAGGTAGAGGCTTTTGAAAGGAAAATCAGTGATCACAATGCCCTGAGACTTATCGAGGGAACAGACCTGATCCTGGCGGACTTGCGTGATAAGCCGACGTCTTTGGCTCTTAATCGCGCCGCCAGCCGGCGGCGGCTCCCTCTTATAGTTGGTTGGATTCAAAATATGCGGTGCAATATTATCACCCTTCAACCAGGCAAAGGGCTCTGTTTGGAATGCACCGGATTACATGATCGGGTCAGAGACAACGAGGCTTCTCTAGGCCCGATGAGCACTTTGGCAGGCAGTCTGATAGCCCTGGAGACAATGCGCCTCCTTGGAGGTCTAGAGCCAGCTTTTTTGGGCCAGTTGTTTGGCTTCGATGGTAACCTCTGCCGATGCGAAACGGAGAAACTCAAGGTGACCCCAACCTGCCCGGTTTGCGGCAAGACCTTCTAA